In Lotus japonicus ecotype B-129 chromosome 5, LjGifu_v1.2, one genomic interval encodes:
- the LOC130720466 gene encoding cysteine-rich and transmembrane domain-containing protein WIH2-like: MSYYNNQQQPPVGVPPPQGYPAPDTYGKDAYPPPGYPPQQGYPPAGYPPQGYPPQYAPPPPQYSQPPPPQKNSSGPGCMEGCLAALCCCCLLDACF, translated from the exons GCAACCGCCCGTCGGCGTTCCTCCGCCGCAAG GTTACCCGGCGCCGGATACTTATGGAAAGGACGCTTACCCGCCGCCAGGGTACCCTCCGCAACAAGGTTACCCTCCAGCAGGGTATCCGCCACAGGGCTACCCTCCGCAGTacgctcctcctcctcctcagtaCTCTCAGCCTCCGCCGCCTCAAAAGAATTCATCTGGCCCTGGTTGCATGGAAGGATG tTTGGCTGCTCTGTGCTGTTGCTGCCTCCTGGATGCTTGCTTCTGA
- the LOC130720465 gene encoding LIM domain-containing protein WLIM1-like, producing MASFAGTTQKCMACNKTVYLVDKLTADGRIYHKACFRCHHCQNTLKLGNFCSFEGVLYCRPHYDQLYKRTGRLDKSFEGTPKIQKPERQITDNENAKVLANVFLGTRDKCVGCNKTVYPTERVTVNKTPYHKSCFKCTRGGCTISSSNFVTHDGKLYCKHHHIQLFKEKGNYSQLENEGAVTEIAA from the exons ATGGCTAGTTTTgcaggaaccacacaaaagtgcATGGCTTGTAACAAAACAGTCTACCTGGTTGACAAGCTAACCGCAGATGGCAGAATCTATCATAAAGCATGCTTCCGATGCCACCATTGCCAGAACACCCTTAAG CTCGGCAACTTTTGTTCTTTTGAGGGTGTACTCTACTGCAGACCTCACTATGATCAACTCTACAAGCGAACTGGGCGCCTTGACAAAAGCTTTGAAG GAACGCCTAAAATTCAGAAACCAGAAAGACAGATCACTGATAATGAG AATGCCAAAGTGCTAGCAAACGTGTTCTTGGGCACCAGAGACAAATGTGTTGGTTGCAATAAGACAGTTTATCCAACTGAGAGG GTTACTGTAAATAAGACTCCCTACCACAAAAGCTGCTTCAAATGTACCCGCGGCGGTTGTACTATAAGCTCATCAAATTTTGTTACCCATGATGGAAAGCTCTACTGCAAACACCATCACATTCAACTTTTCAAAGAGAAAGGAAATTACAGTCAGCTTGAGAATGAAGGTGCTGTCACAGAAATTGCTGCTTAA